Proteins encoded together in one uncultured Desulfosarcina sp. window:
- a CDS encoding CTP synthase — MGYDTKYIFVTGGVLSSLGKGLASASIGALLESRGLKVTIQKLDPYINVDPGTMNPFQHGEVFVTDDGTETDLDLGHYERFTHAKLGQDNNFTTGKIYHSVITKERQGEYLGGTVQVIPHITDEIKDSIRKTSADVDVVIVEIGGTIGDIESLPFLEAIRQFKNDAGKDNVIYIHLTLVPYIGTAGEVKTKPTQHSVKELRSIGIQPDILLCRTDRLLSPDIKAKIAMFCNVGPDAVITAKDVACIYEVPLCFHREGLDNKIVELLNIWTRAPRLEDWETLIRKMNEPAYEVTIAIVGKYVDLTESYKSLNEALIHGGIPSRCKVNLKFVDSETIDANSCSLSLEGVDGVLVPGGFGSRGVEGKICAARYARENKIPYFGICLGMQIAVIEFARHIAGLEKANSTEFDLSTPHPVIYLMEEWFDDKSGTIEKRDVHSDKGGTMRLGAYPCKLEADTVAYRAYGTESISERHRHRYEFNNAYMETLKQAGLRISGLAPSGELVEIVEIEDHPWFLGCQFHPEFKSRPMTPHPLFRSFIAAALKYSGNREIQK; from the coding sequence ATGGGGTATGACACCAAGTATATTTTCGTAACCGGGGGAGTGCTCTCCTCATTAGGCAAGGGACTGGCATCGGCATCCATTGGTGCCCTTTTGGAAAGCCGCGGACTGAAGGTCACCATCCAGAAGCTGGATCCTTACATCAACGTGGATCCGGGCACCATGAATCCCTTTCAGCACGGGGAGGTCTTCGTCACCGACGACGGCACCGAAACCGACCTGGACCTGGGGCATTACGAACGCTTCACCCATGCCAAACTGGGCCAGGACAACAATTTCACCACCGGGAAAATTTACCACAGTGTCATCACCAAGGAGCGCCAGGGAGAATACTTGGGCGGAACGGTGCAGGTCATTCCCCACATCACCGACGAAATCAAGGACAGCATTCGCAAGACATCGGCGGATGTCGACGTGGTCATCGTCGAGATCGGCGGTACCATCGGCGATATCGAAAGTCTCCCTTTTCTCGAAGCCATCCGCCAGTTTAAAAACGACGCCGGCAAGGACAACGTGATTTACATCCATCTGACCCTGGTGCCTTACATCGGCACGGCCGGCGAGGTGAAAACCAAGCCTACCCAGCACAGCGTCAAGGAACTGCGCAGCATCGGCATCCAACCGGACATCCTTTTGTGCCGCACCGACCGCCTGCTCAGCCCCGACATCAAGGCCAAGATCGCCATGTTCTGCAACGTCGGGCCCGATGCGGTCATCACGGCCAAAGATGTGGCATGCATCTATGAAGTGCCCCTGTGTTTTCATCGAGAGGGACTGGACAACAAGATTGTCGAACTGCTCAACATCTGGACCCGAGCCCCCCGCCTGGAGGACTGGGAAACGCTGATCCGGAAGATGAACGAACCGGCGTACGAGGTGACCATCGCCATCGTCGGCAAGTACGTGGATCTGACCGAATCCTATAAAAGTCTCAACGAGGCCCTGATCCACGGCGGCATCCCCAGCCGCTGCAAGGTCAACCTGAAATTCGTGGACTCGGAAACCATCGACGCCAATTCCTGCAGCCTGAGCCTGGAAGGAGTGGACGGCGTGCTGGTACCTGGCGGTTTCGGTTCCCGCGGCGTGGAGGGCAAAATCTGCGCGGCCCGTTATGCCCGCGAAAACAAGATCCCCTACTTCGGCATCTGTTTGGGCATGCAGATCGCCGTCATCGAATTCGCCCGGCATATCGCCGGACTGGAAAAAGCCAACAGCACCGAATTCGATCTGAGCACCCCGCACCCGGTGATCTATCTCATGGAAGAGTGGTTCGACGACAAATCCGGCACCATTGAAAAGCGGGACGTCCACTCGGACAAAGGCGGCACCATGCGGCTGGGCGCCTATCCCTGCAAACTGGAAGCCGATACGGTGGCCTATCGTGCCTACGGCACCGAATCCATTTCCGAACGCCACCGCCACCGCTACGAATTCAACAATGCCTACATGGAAACGCTCAAGCAGGCCGGACTCAGGATCTCAGGCCTGGCCCCCTCCGGTGAACTGGTGGAAATCGTAGAAATCGAGGACCATCCCTGGTTTCTGGGATGTCAATTCCATCCGGAGTTCAAATCCCGGCCCATGACCCCCCATCCCCTCTTTCGCAGCTTTATCGCCGCGGCCCTGAAATACTCGGGCAATCGGGAGATCCAGAAATAA